The following proteins are encoded in a genomic region of Coffea eugenioides isolate CCC68of unplaced genomic scaffold, Ceug_1.0 ScVebR1_2674;HRSCAF=3747, whole genome shotgun sequence:
- the LOC113757052 gene encoding putative late blight resistance protein homolog R1A-3: MEISSSSSISCFDSALEYLDWFSATFRCLDCDDIIDLVELGVRVLQSFDLYLTKCRRRRRNLETCLEQDEEEKDVTSFRIQNLIIRRMQDLEFACSEHLIHSRLDGLTQIRSELTRFQVAIKLFFETYIKESCINFLLEYYWLRDPELVIDFVDSASKTLAELPIYCFKHLVNKLMFMKSFIRFAMLRGIKGQQLIDLLIHAEVVAINALRLASIWCFDSDRHNGDVQKEMRLQISRLIREKINPGDPQVRETYIHVLTAAKLSRSSDISDLEKNKHPVADFMDRLVHNIKELLKSCTNILVPIMNQMLKLLEGLRFLTILLKHQEKFKELCHEMKNLIGVVACDAAVVIFSLSVNQIKEGLAKETDLALFHLLKVIKFLRAEVTNPVTSFSPFGFPRTNEMGSVDFLLENLKELEICNEADDSIAFPKDQIHTVLEDLVFLRSFLVKIADQRNWNGKLQALWSRVMEVAHRAEFVIDSIVVGDKHEYLERVARDIQLLRTEAFETYDSTKHDCGAQRTNQKSFRIESKCSTPVLNEALVGLDDEVKTIIHSLTRGSKLLDFVSIVGMAGLGKTTLANRVYNDPLILSYFHIRAQCTVAQVYSMHSLLVKLLCSISSRSPDEYLEMGENDLAHKLYKLLKGNRYLIFLDDMWEIKAWNLVKSSLPNDANGSRILVTSRIQLQFKPDSKAYHLRHLTDNESWKLLQKKLFGKEGFPPILGKVGSQIAKLCRGLPLTVVLVAGILANTAEDCWEEVAKSLTSSIVLHDEYCMKTLELSYNHLPDDLKPCLLYFGAFQEDENVPVRRLLWLWISEGFVRKTEGKRLEDVADDYLRDLVDRSLVMVSKQRSTGGAKACRLHDLVHEFCVKKAKEENLLHIVHGQSGRFILTGPSNPLRVCDQNTKNLMIWELMLEFPNVRSLLLFKEDDLGFWLLKLLRVLDLRKLVFRVHFPMEVLLLVHLRYLALCTRGVNFIPAAIANLSRLQTFLLRGNNADCFLPKTIWNIKTLRHLWTTNSAIGFMFPVENLEVSPGLDRLDTLSLAIDPSSQNLQKTLAKLPNIRRLRCNMRKSREEATRIGNGILGFDCLNQLESLTLRHFCGFGLKFPLNLKKLTLSYHEQPWSEISTIGKLSSLEVLKLLDHSFFGGEWEMNEGEFLNLRVLKLSRLRDFHSWTASSDNFPRIEKLVVDWCPNLEEVPSCLGECLTLEMIDVKWCGESVASSVKQIQQDQIDTGNEVLKISIEPCGDARSSSEEEEEEEESSPPETELIPSKGV; this comes from the coding sequence ATGGAGATATCCTCCAGTAGTAGCATTAGTTGCTTTGATTCCGCTCTAGAATATCTGGACTGGTTCAGTGCGACATTCCGATGTCTGGACTGTGATGATATCATTGACCTGGTGGAGCTCGGAGTGAGAGTACTACAAAGCTTTGATCTGTATCTGACAAAGtgtaggaggaggaggaggaaccTTGAAACCTGTTTGGAACAAGATGAGGAAGAGAAGGATGTTACTTCTTTCAGAATTCAAAACCTGATTATCAGAAGAATGCAAGATCTTGAATTTGCTTGCAGCGAACACTTGATTCATTCTCGTTTAGATGGTTTGACTCAGATCCGAAGTGAGCTCACCAGATTCCAGGTAGCAATCAAATTGTTTTTCGAGACATATATCAAGGAATCGTGCATCAACTTTCTGTTGGAGTATTACTGGCTGAGAGATCCGGAACTAGTTATTGATTTCGTTGATTCGGCCTCAAAGACTCTGGCGGAACTTCCCATATACTGTTTCAAACACCTTGTAAATAAGCTAATGTTCATGAAGAGTTTCATTCGCTTTGCCATGCTTCGCGGCATCAAGGGTCAGCAATTGATAGATCTCTTGATTCACGCTGAAGTGGTGGCTATCAATGCATTACGCCTGGCCTCTATATGGTGCTTTGACAGTGACAGACATAATGGAGATGTACAGAAGGAAATGAGACTTCAAATTTCTCGACTAATACGTGAGAAGATTAATCCTGGTGATCCCCAGGTCCGAGAAACTTACATCCATGTCTTGACTGCTGCAAAGTTATCAAGATCATCAGATATTTCAGATCTGGAGAAGAATAAGCATCCAGTAGCTGACTTTATGGATCGTCTCGTTCACAATATTAAGGAGCTGCTGAAATCCTGTACCAATATTCTTGTTCCGATTATGAATCAAATGCTAAAACTCCTTGAGGGGCTAAGATTCCTGACAATCCTTCTCAAGCATCAGGAGAAGTTCAAAGAGCTATGCCATGAAATGAAGAATCTTATTGGAGTTGTGGCCTGTGATGCAGCGGTTgtaattttctctctttctgtGAATCAAATCAAAGAAGGTTTGGCCAAGGAAACCGATCTTGCTCTTTTTCATTTGCTTAAAGTGATTAAGTTTTTAAGGGCAGAAGTTACCAATCCAGTAACATCATTCTCGCCATTTGGTTTCCCTAGGACCAATGAGATGGGCTCTGTGGATTTTCTCCTTGAAAATCTGAAAGAACTAGAAATTTGTAATGAGGCTGATGATTCAATTGCATTCCCGAAAGATCAAATCCACACAGTCCTAGAAGATCTCGTATTCTTAAGATCTTTCCTTGTCAAGATAGCAGACCAGCGCAACTGGAATGGAAAACTCCAAGCTCTTTGGAGTCGTGTTATGGAGGTTGCACATAGGGCAGAGTTTGTCATTGACTCTATTGTGGTTGGTGATAAACATGAATATTTGGAAAGAGTTGCCAGAGATATCCAGCTTTTGAGGACTGAGGCCTTTGAAACCTATGATAGCACAAAGCATGACTGTGGAGCTCAGAGAACTAACCAGAAATCTTTCCGCATTGAGTCAAAATGTAGCACCCCAGTGTTGAATGAAGCTCTAGTGGGTCTTGATGATGAGGTAAAGACAATTATTCATAGTCTTACCAGGGGTTCAAAGCTGTTGGATTTTGTTTCAATTGTGGGTATGGCTGGACTTGGTAAGACAACATTGGCCAATAGAGTTTACAATGATCCATTAATTTTGAGTTACTTTCATATCCGTGCTCAGTGTACTGTTGCTCAAGTGTATAGCATGCACAGTTTGTTAGTTAAGCTTTTATGTAGTATTTCTTCTAGAAGTCCGGATGAATATCTTGAGATGGGCGAAAATGATTTGGCTCACAAGCTATACAAACTTTTAAAAGGAAATAGGTACCTCATTTTTCTGGATGATATGTGGGAGATTAAGGCATGGAATTTGGTGAAAAGTTCATTGCCCAATGATGCTAATGGAAGTAGGATTCTCGTCACCAGCAGAATTCAATTGCAATTCAAACCTGATAGCAAGGCTTACCATCTCCGCCACCTTACTGACAATGAGAGTTGGAAATTGCTGCAGAAAAAGCTATTTGGCAAAGAAGGTTTTCCTCCAATACTAGGTAAAGTTGGATCTCAAATAGCAAAATTATGTAGGGGCTTACCTCTCACAGTTGTTCTGGTTGCTGGAATTCTTGCTAATACTGCAGAAGACTGCTGGGAAGAAGTTGCAAAGAGTCTAACTTCCAGTATTGTCCTTCATGATGAATACTGTATGAAGACACTTGAGCTGAGTTACAATCATTTACCGGATGATTTGAAGCCATGCCTTCTTTACTTTGGTGCATTTCAAGAAGACGAAAATGTTCCTGTCCGAAGGTTGTTATGGCTCTGGATCTCTGAAGGATTCGTGCGAAAGACTGAAGGAAAGAGATTAGAGGATGTAGCAGATGACTACTTGAGGGATCTGGTTGATAGAAGTTTAGTTATGGTTTCCAAACAAAGAAGTACGGGTGGTGCCAAAGCCTGCCGACTTCATGATCTGGTACACGAGTTTTGTGTGAAAAAGGCCAAAGAAGAAAACCTTCTACATATTGTGCATGGTCAGAGTGGACGTTTTATTCTTACCGGCCCAAGCAACCCCCTCCGagtttgtgatcaaaataccaAGAATTTGATGATTTGGGAGTTAATGCTAGAATTTCCGAATGTACGGAGTTTGTTATTGTTTAAGGAGGATGATTTGGGGTTTTGGTTACTTAAACTTCTAAGAGTGTTGGATTTGAGGAAATTGGTGTTTCGTGTACATTTTCCAATGGAAGTACTTTTGCTTGTTCACTTGAGATACTTGGCTCTTTGTACTAGAGGAGTAAATTTCATCCCAGCAGCAATAGCTAACCTCTCAAGGTTACAAACTTTTCTGCTACGAGGAAACAACGCTGATTGTTTCTTACCCAAGACTATCTGGAACATTAAGACATTGAGGCATCTATGGACTACAAATTCCGCTATTGGTTTTATGTTTCCTGTTGAAAATCTTGAAGTATCCCCTGGTTTAGATCGTTTAGACACTTTAAGCCTTGCCATTGATCCCTCCTCTCAAAACTTGCAAAAGACACTGGCAAAGTTACCAAACATCCGTAGGCTAAGATGTAACATGAGGAAATCAAGAGAAGAAGCTACAAGAATTGGCAATGGGATTCTCGGGTTTGACTGTTTGAATCAACTAGAATCACTTACTCTGCGTCACTTCTGCGGATTTGGATTGAAATTCCCATTAAATTTGAAGAAGTTGACTCTCTCATATCATGAGCAGCCATGGAGTGAAATTTCCACGATTGGAAAGTTGTCCAGTCTTGAAGTGCTTAAATTACTCGATCACTCCTTCTTTGGGGGAGAATGGGAAATGAACGAAGGGGAGTTCCTTAACCTCCGAGTCTTGAAATTGTCAAGGTTGCGGGACTTTCACAGCTGGACTGCATCTTCTGATAATTTTCCCCGTATTGAGAAATTGGTTGTCGACTGGTGTCCAAACTTGGAAGAGGTGCCTTCTTGTTTAGGAGAATGTCTGACTCTTGAAATGATTGACGTGAAATGGTGTGGTGAGTCTGTTGCAAGTTCAGTGAAGCAAATTCAACAAGACCAGATAGATACGGGAAATGAAGTTCTAAAGATCTCAATTGAACCTTGTGGTGATGCACGGAGTTCCagcgaagaagaagaagaagaagaagaatcaagTCCCCCAGAAACAGAGTTAATCCCCTCAAAAGGAGTCTAA